Proteins from one Arsenophonus apicola genomic window:
- the nadD gene encoding nicotinate-nucleotide adenylyltransferase, with the protein MTQQTKQTTNSPSIQALFGGTFDPIHYGHLLPVEALAKQVGLQQVVLLPNHVPPHRPQPEATVQQRLAMIKLAIKNNPLFTIDTRELKRTTASYTVETLLSFRQQIGWQKPLAFIIGQDSLLSIDTWFDWQKILDLCHLLVCARPGYTTYFPTSSMQQWLKQHQVHDPQILSHKPCGAIYLADTPLLNISATEIRERKRNRKSCKDILPPAVLRYIDKHHLYQNCA; encoded by the coding sequence ATGACTCAACAAACTAAACAAACAACTAATTCCCCATCTATTCAAGCACTTTTCGGTGGCACCTTTGATCCGATTCACTATGGTCACTTACTTCCCGTAGAAGCGCTAGCCAAACAAGTTGGCTTACAACAGGTTGTTTTACTTCCTAATCATGTGCCACCACACCGCCCACAACCTGAAGCAACCGTTCAACAAAGACTCGCAATGATAAAATTAGCGATCAAAAATAATCCTCTATTTACTATTGATACCCGTGAGCTTAAACGCACAACCGCCTCCTATACTGTTGAAACATTACTCTCTTTCCGGCAACAGATCGGTTGGCAAAAACCATTAGCTTTTATTATCGGGCAAGATTCATTACTGTCGATCGATACCTGGTTTGATTGGCAAAAAATTTTAGATCTTTGTCATTTATTAGTTTGCGCCCGCCCAGGCTATACCACCTATTTTCCAACATCATCAATGCAACAATGGCTAAAACAACATCAAGTGCATGATCCGCAAATACTCAGCCATAAACCCTGTGGTGCCATATATCTGGCTGATACTCCCTTATTAAATATTTCCGCAACTGAAATTCGCGAACGAAAACGTAATAGGAAAAGTTGTAAAGATATATTGCCACCCGCAGTTTTGCGCTATATTGATAAACATCATCTTTATCAAAATTGCGCATAA
- the rsfS gene encoding ribosome silencing factor encodes MQGTELQQFIIDQLVDTKAQDIVTIDVSGKSSITDCMIICTGTSNRHLTSVSDKLIEACRKTGIIPLGVEGQGISDWIVVDLGDAIVHIMQEDSRRMYELEKLWS; translated from the coding sequence TTGCAAGGAACTGAACTCCAACAATTTATTATCGACCAACTGGTCGATACAAAAGCGCAAGATATTGTCACTATTGATGTAAGTGGAAAATCTAGCATTACTGATTGCATGATAATCTGTACCGGAACATCTAATCGTCACCTGACATCGGTTTCGGACAAATTAATTGAAGCATGCCGCAAGACAGGAATAATTCCTCTTGGTGTTGAAGGACAAGGTATTTCGGATTGGATCGTGGTTGATTTAGGCGATGCAATTGTTCATATCATGCAAGAAGATAGTCGCCGCATGTATGAACTTGAAAAACTCTGGAGTTAA
- the rlmH gene encoding 23S rRNA (pseudouridine(1915)-N(3))-methyltransferase RlmH — MKLQLIAVGSKMVDWIQTGFQDYLHRFPKDMAFELIEIPAGKRGKNADIKRIIEKEGEQMLAAVGKGNRIITLDIPGTSWTTRQLAEQLNQWKQDGRNISFLIGGPEGLAPACKAAAEQSWSLSSLTMPHPLVRIFVVESLYRAWSITTNHPYHRE, encoded by the coding sequence TTGAAATTACAACTGATTGCGGTTGGTAGCAAAATGGTTGATTGGATCCAAACAGGTTTTCAAGATTATCTTCATCGTTTTCCAAAAGATATGGCTTTTGAACTCATTGAGATCCCCGCGGGAAAACGCGGGAAAAATGCGGATATTAAACGTATTATCGAGAAAGAAGGAGAACAAATGCTGGCTGCTGTAGGCAAAGGTAACCGCATAATTACCCTAGATATACCTGGCACAAGCTGGACAACTCGACAACTTGCCGAACAATTAAATCAATGGAAACAAGATGGACGCAATATTAGCTTTCTCATTGGTGGCCCAGAAGGTCTTGCTCCTGCCTGTAAAGCAGCAGCAGAGCAAAGTTGGTCACTGTCATCCTTAACAATGCCTCATCCTTTAGTTCGAATATTTGTTGTTGAAAGCCTTTACCGGGCATGGAGCATTACAACAAATCATCCTTACCATCGGGAATAA
- the mrdA gene encoding peptidoglycan DD-transpeptidase MrdA, with protein sequence MNAKKETKKKKRTPFRDYTAESTLFIRRALITFIIIVILVSILIANLYHIQVVRHEDYQTRSNDNRIKLVPVPPSRGIIYDRNGIPLALNRTFYQLEVIPEKVTNLPEILAQLRDVVDLTDDDIANFKKERKRSRRFTSIPLKTSLDEVQVARFAVNQYRFPGIEVKGYQRRYYPYGSALTHVIGYVAKINDKDIERLENDGLLKNYTATHDIGKLGIERYYENILHGKTGYEEVEVNSRGKVIRQLHEQPPQAGKDIYLTIDLNLQIEIEKLLTTSRAAVVVTDPRNGEVLALVSTPSYDPNLFVNGISNKDYQALLNNPNRPLINRTTQGLYPPASTVKPFIAVAALSENVVTPNSTIFDPGWWQLPNSEKRYRDWKRWGHGRLNVVRAIVESADTFFYQVAYDMGIDRISDWMQKFGYGHYTGIDLSEERSGIMPTREWKQKRYKKPWYQGDTIPVGIGQGYWTTTPIQMAKVLMTSINDGVVKIPHLLYGTKLGNAMLPYEQKEHIQIGNIHSGFWELAKEGMYGVANAPNGTARRSFANTPYKAAVKSGTAQVFSYETYNASKLAEHLRDHKLMIGFAPYQNPTVSVTIILENGGAGPAVGDLVRSIFDYVLLGKKTTSQTPDTNVSLEEDQ encoded by the coding sequence GTGAATGCGAAGAAAGAAACAAAAAAAAAGAAGCGCACCCCTTTTCGCGATTACACCGCTGAATCTACTCTATTCATTCGTCGGGCGTTAATAACTTTTATTATCATCGTAATATTAGTCAGTATTTTAATTGCTAATCTTTATCATATACAAGTGGTTCGCCATGAAGATTACCAGACGCGCTCCAACGATAATCGGATAAAACTGGTTCCTGTTCCACCAAGTAGAGGTATTATTTATGACAGAAATGGTATTCCTCTCGCGTTAAATCGAACATTTTATCAATTAGAAGTCATTCCTGAGAAAGTCACTAATTTACCAGAGATATTAGCCCAATTGCGTGATGTGGTTGATCTTACTGACGACGACATTGCAAACTTCAAAAAAGAGCGTAAACGTTCACGCCGCTTTACCTCTATCCCATTGAAAACCTCATTAGATGAAGTACAAGTTGCACGTTTTGCCGTTAATCAATACCGGTTCCCCGGGATTGAAGTCAAAGGTTACCAACGCCGTTATTATCCTTATGGCTCGGCGCTAACCCATGTTATCGGTTATGTCGCCAAAATTAATGATAAGGATATAGAACGTCTAGAAAATGACGGTCTACTAAAAAATTACACTGCCACCCATGATATTGGTAAATTAGGTATTGAACGCTATTACGAAAATATTTTACATGGTAAAACAGGTTATGAAGAAGTTGAGGTGAATAGTCGGGGAAAAGTCATACGCCAACTACATGAACAACCACCGCAAGCTGGCAAAGATATTTATCTTACTATCGATCTCAATTTACAAATTGAGATTGAAAAATTGCTAACCACCAGCCGAGCTGCCGTTGTTGTCACCGATCCCCGCAACGGAGAAGTACTGGCTCTGGTATCCACTCCTAGCTATGATCCTAATCTATTTGTTAATGGTATCTCTAATAAGGATTATCAAGCTTTATTAAATAATCCCAATCGCCCACTAATTAACAGAACGACGCAGGGATTATATCCACCCGCCTCTACCGTTAAACCGTTTATTGCCGTTGCCGCATTAAGTGAAAATGTTGTCACCCCTAACTCAACAATTTTTGATCCTGGTTGGTGGCAGTTACCAAATTCCGAAAAACGTTATCGAGATTGGAAACGTTGGGGACACGGTAGATTAAATGTTGTCAGAGCCATTGTCGAATCAGCCGACACCTTTTTCTACCAGGTTGCTTATGATATGGGTATCGATCGTATCTCCGATTGGATGCAAAAATTTGGCTATGGTCACTATACTGGTATTGACCTGTCGGAAGAACGTTCAGGTATTATGCCAACGCGTGAATGGAAACAAAAACGTTATAAAAAACCCTGGTATCAAGGAGACACAATTCCAGTAGGCATTGGCCAAGGTTATTGGACGACAACACCAATCCAAATGGCCAAAGTATTAATGACGTCAATTAATGACGGCGTGGTTAAAATTCCCCACCTACTTTATGGCACTAAATTAGGTAACGCTATGCTACCCTATGAACAGAAAGAACATATCCAAATCGGCAATATTCATTCAGGCTTTTGGGAATTAGCTAAAGAAGGTATGTATGGGGTTGCTAATGCACCAAACGGTACAGCACGTAGAAGTTTTGCCAACACACCCTATAAAGCGGCAGTCAAATCAGGTACGGCACAGGTATTCAGTTATGAAACCTACAATGCCAGTAAATTGGCTGAGCACTTGCGTGATCATAAATTAATGATTGGATTTGCGCCTTACCAAAATCCAACCGTTTCCGTAACTATTATTTTGGAAAATGGTGGTGCCGGACCGGCCGTTGGCGATCTTGTTCGCAGTATTTTTGATTATGTATTGCTTGGTAAAAAAACGACATCACAAACACCGGATACGAATGTATCTCTAGAAGAAGATCAGTAA
- the mrdB gene encoding peptidoglycan glycosyltransferase MrdB (rod shape-determining protein RodA) produces MSDNSRKLPIWTRLHIDIPMLLIILALTIYSVMIMWSASGQDIDMMQRKLIQIAIGFVVMLVMAQISPRIYENWAPYLYIFCLILLVFVDAFGQISKGAQRWLDLGFIRFQPSEIAKIAVPLMVARFVNRDLCPPTLKNTLLALILIFLPTLLVAAQPDLGTSILVAASGLFILFLAGMNWKLIAIAATGIACFIPILWFFLMHDYQRDRVMMLLDPETDPLGAGYHIIQSKIAIGSGGLFGKGWLHGTQSQLEFLPERHTDFIFAVLAEELGLIGVVILLALYLLLIMRGLIIAANAQNTFGRMMVGGLMLILFVYIFVNIGMVSGILPVVGVPLPLVSYGGSALIVLMAGFGIIMSIHTHRKFLSKSL; encoded by the coding sequence ATGAGCGATAATTCACGTAAATTACCTATTTGGACACGTTTACATATTGATATTCCAATGTTGCTGATTATTCTTGCCTTAACAATATATAGTGTCATGATCATGTGGAGCGCGAGTGGGCAAGATATTGATATGATGCAACGTAAACTAATACAAATCGCGATTGGATTTGTTGTTATGCTTGTTATGGCGCAAATTTCACCGCGTATATATGAAAATTGGGCGCCTTATCTCTATATTTTCTGTCTAATTTTATTAGTTTTTGTCGATGCATTTGGTCAAATCAGTAAAGGTGCACAAAGATGGTTAGATCTTGGCTTCATTCGTTTTCAACCCTCTGAAATTGCTAAAATTGCGGTTCCATTGATGGTAGCACGTTTTGTCAATCGCGATCTCTGTCCTCCCACACTAAAAAATACGCTATTAGCATTGATACTTATATTTCTGCCTACACTACTTGTTGCCGCTCAACCTGATCTGGGTACATCTATTCTAGTTGCTGCTTCCGGTTTGTTTATCCTTTTTTTAGCAGGCATGAATTGGAAATTGATTGCCATTGCAGCCACAGGTATTGCTTGTTTTATTCCCATTCTATGGTTCTTTTTGATGCATGATTATCAACGAGATCGCGTTATGATGTTACTCGATCCAGAAACGGATCCACTGGGAGCGGGTTATCATATTATCCAATCAAAAATTGCTATTGGTTCAGGGGGATTATTTGGCAAAGGCTGGTTACATGGCACCCAATCGCAATTAGAATTTCTACCAGAACGCCACACTGATTTTATTTTTGCAGTACTAGCTGAAGAGCTTGGCTTAATTGGCGTCGTTATTTTACTTGCATTATATCTATTGCTAATTATGCGCGGACTAATAATTGCTGCCAATGCACAAAATACCTTTGGTAGAATGATGGTTGGTGGCCTAATGTTAATTTTATTTGTCTATATATTCGTCAACATTGGCATGGTTAGCGGTATCTTACCTGTAGTGGGTGTTCCTTTACCATTGGTAAGTTATGGCGGCTCTGCATTAATCGTTTTAATGGCTGGGTTCGGTATTATTATGTCAATCCATACCCACCGAAAATTTCTGTCAAAAAGTTTATAA
- the rlpA gene encoding endolytic peptidoglycan transglycosylase RlpA, producing MLSIIIAILAGCASQTQQNTDMPKMPVQDILGAEPRYEPYHAGANNDYQLNGLTYQIVKDPAHFSETGFASIFGSEVIGKITATGEKASPYAFTASHPTLPIPSYARITNLINGRMIIVRINDRGPYISGKIIALSRAVADRLNLMQTARIKIDPILVSPAGTLTGPGTLGVNIAKQSYALPKPPKLETHSINLAASTNQSTAGNQPHHPAALSQSTQPMTIGNTLATNGIVENNHPKPSPVKSASGAAKHYFVQIGALSDQAKAEAWQQSVSKQLNTPGRIQAFNNIYRVQLGPFQDPHTAEQIKNKILTELQQSSIIINSE from the coding sequence ATGCTTAGCATTATAATAGCAATTTTAGCTGGCTGTGCTTCCCAAACTCAACAAAATACCGATATGCCTAAGATGCCGGTACAAGATATATTAGGAGCAGAGCCCCGTTACGAACCTTATCATGCTGGCGCTAATAATGACTATCAACTGAATGGTCTAACTTATCAAATAGTAAAAGATCCTGCTCATTTTAGTGAAACAGGTTTTGCCAGCATTTTTGGCTCTGAAGTTATCGGTAAAATAACTGCAACAGGTGAAAAAGCCAGCCCTTATGCGTTCACAGCTTCACACCCTACTTTACCTATTCCAAGTTATGCCCGCATTACTAATTTAATTAATGGCAGAATGATAATAGTACGCATTAATGATCGAGGACCCTATATATCAGGTAAAATTATTGCCCTATCACGAGCAGTTGCCGATAGATTAAATTTAATGCAAACGGCGCGTATTAAAATTGATCCGATCTTAGTTTCCCCTGCCGGCACTTTAACCGGACCTGGTACACTTGGTGTCAATATTGCTAAACAAAGTTATGCTTTACCTAAACCACCGAAATTAGAAACCCATTCCATAAACTTGGCTGCAAGCACCAATCAATCAACAGCGGGGAATCAGCCTCACCACCCAGCCGCTTTATCTCAATCAACCCAACCAATGACAATCGGCAATACGCTAGCAACGAATGGGATTGTTGAAAATAACCATCCTAAGCCGTCGCCAGTGAAATCAGCTAGTGGAGCTGCTAAACATTACTTTGTACAAATAGGTGCATTAAGTGATCAAGCAAAAGCAGAAGCATGGCAACAGTCTGTTTCGAAACAACTGAACACACCTGGCCGTATTCAAGCATTTAACAATATCTATCGCGTACAACTTGGCCCATTTCAAGATCCTCATACAGCGGAACAAATAAAAAATAAAATATTAACAGAGTTACAACAATCGAGCATTATCATAAATAGCGAATAA
- the dacA gene encoding D-alanyl-D-alanine carboxypeptidase DacA: protein MNYAIFSRSIGSLILITSLIFSSTLLANSNNPMQINMIPSAPNIDAEAYILIDYYSGKVLAEKNADQRRDPASLTKMMTSYIIGQSIKAGKISMNDIVTIDENAWATGNPVFKGSSLMFLKPGDRVSVSQLIRGINLQSGNDACVAMAEYVAGDEASFVKLMNDNVQRLGLKNTHFLTVHGLDADGQYSSARDMALIGQALIRDVPEEYAIYKEKEFTFNKIRQLNRNGLLWDKSLNVDGIKTGHTSAAGYNLVASATEGNMRLISVVLGGHSSKGRDAESKKLLTWGFRFFETVNPLQGGMEFASQPVWFANTDQVKLGIENDLYLTIPRGRMKDLKASYILNNTELQAPLAKNQVVGTINLQLDGKIIEQRSLVVLKEVDEGGFFSKILDYIKLFFQRWFG, encoded by the coding sequence ATGAACTATGCAATTTTCTCCCGTTCTATCGGTAGTCTAATATTAATTACTAGTCTTATATTTTCCAGCACTCTATTAGCTAATAGCAATAATCCGATGCAAATCAATATGATACCTTCAGCACCAAATATTGACGCTGAAGCTTATATTCTTATTGATTATTATTCAGGCAAAGTTTTAGCAGAAAAAAATGCCGACCAACGTCGTGATCCTGCCAGTCTAACTAAAATGATGACCAGTTATATCATTGGTCAAAGCATTAAAGCCGGCAAAATTAGCATGAATGATATTGTTACTATCGACGAAAATGCTTGGGCTACTGGTAATCCGGTTTTTAAAGGCTCTTCGCTAATGTTCTTAAAACCCGGTGATCGCGTCTCTGTATCTCAACTGATACGTGGTATTAACCTGCAGTCTGGGAATGATGCATGTGTTGCAATGGCCGAGTATGTAGCGGGTGACGAAGCGAGTTTTGTCAAATTAATGAACGATAATGTGCAACGGCTTGGATTAAAAAATACTCACTTTCTTACTGTCCATGGCTTAGATGCCGATGGGCAATATAGTTCCGCACGTGATATGGCGTTAATCGGTCAAGCCTTGATCCGCGATGTGCCTGAAGAATATGCCATTTATAAAGAGAAAGAGTTCACCTTTAATAAAATCCGTCAATTAAATAGGAATGGTTTGTTATGGGATAAAAGTCTGAATGTAGATGGTATTAAGACCGGACACACTAGTGCTGCCGGTTACAATCTAGTTGCCTCTGCTACCGAGGGTAATATGCGACTAATATCTGTTGTATTAGGTGGTCATAGCAGTAAAGGGCGTGATGCAGAAAGTAAAAAATTACTCACTTGGGGCTTTCGCTTTTTTGAAACTGTTAACCCATTACAAGGCGGGATGGAATTTGCCTCTCAACCTGTTTGGTTTGCTAATACTGATCAAGTAAAGCTAGGTATTGAAAACGATCTTTATCTGACCATTCCCCGTGGCCGTATGAAAGATTTAAAAGCCAGTTACATATTAAACAATACTGAACTACAGGCGCCTTTAGCCAAAAACCAAGTGGTGGGCACGATTAACTTACAATTAGATGGTAAGATCATTGAACAACGGTCGCTGGTGGTATTGAAAGAAGTCGATGAAGGTGGATTTTTTAGTAAGATATTAGATTATATTAAATTGTTTTTTCAGCGCTGGTTTGGCTAA
- the ybeD gene encoding DUF493 family protein YbeD: MKTRLHELLEFPCSFTYKVMGVAKPELTDQIIEVVQRHVPGDYVPSVKPSSKGNFHSVSITITATNIEQIEKLYEELAKLELVRMVL, from the coding sequence ATGAAAACCAGACTACATGAACTACTAGAGTTCCCTTGCTCATTTACATACAAAGTGATGGGAGTCGCTAAACCTGAGTTAACTGATCAAATTATTGAAGTGGTTCAACGGCATGTTCCGGGTGATTATGTACCATCAGTTAAACCAAGCAGTAAAGGTAACTTTCACTCAGTATCAATTACCATCACAGCAACCAATATTGAACAGATAGAAAAACTGTATGAAGAATTAGCTAAACTAGAATTAGTTCGTATGGTGTTGTAG
- the lipB gene encoding lipoyl(octanoyl) transferase LipB, translating into MLKETIILRQLGLHTYQPISDAMHQFTKKRTVDTPDELWLVEHYPVFTQGQAGKKEHLLAPGNIPVIQSDRGGQITYHGPGQQIMYVLLDLKRNQMSVRELVTTLEDTVINTLSEFGLSAYAQREAPGVYVEQKKICSVGLRIHKGCSFHGLALNINMDLAPFQRINPCGYAGMQMTQLNDLVPGCQVKDVEPLLVKHFCNLLGFQLAE; encoded by the coding sequence TTGTTAAAAGAAACTATTATATTACGTCAACTTGGGCTTCATACTTACCAACCCATTTCCGATGCGATGCATCAGTTTACTAAAAAACGCACGGTTGATACGCCAGATGAACTTTGGTTAGTGGAGCATTACCCTGTTTTTACCCAAGGCCAAGCTGGTAAAAAAGAGCACCTACTGGCGCCTGGAAATATTCCCGTTATCCAATCTGATCGTGGCGGACAAATCACCTACCATGGCCCGGGTCAGCAAATAATGTATGTTTTATTAGATCTAAAGCGTAATCAAATGAGTGTAAGAGAGCTGGTTACTACACTGGAAGATACGGTAATTAATACTTTATCTGAATTTGGTCTTTCCGCTTATGCACAGCGCGAAGCTCCCGGTGTTTATGTTGAACAAAAAAAAATATGCTCTGTCGGATTACGTATTCATAAAGGTTGTTCGTTTCATGGCCTAGCATTAAATATTAATATGGATCTTGCCCCCTTTCAGCGTATTAATCCTTGTGGCTATGCCGGTATGCAAATGACTCAACTTAATGATTTAGTTCCTGGCTGTCAGGTTAAAGATGTCGAACCTTTACTAGTAAAGCATTTCTGCAACCTATTAGGATTTCAACTTGCAGAATAA
- the lipA gene encoding lipoyl synthase — translation MSRPIQMERGVKYRDADKMALIPVKTVRTDHTEILPKPKWMKIKLPADSSRIKEIKNAMRKNGLHSVCEEASCPNLAECFNHGTATFMILGAICTRRCPFCDVAHGRPNAPDPNEPEKLAATIKDMGLKYVVITSVDRDDLRDGGAQHFADSITAIREKNPNIKIETLVPDFRGRMDRALTILATAPPDVFNHNLENVPRIYRQVRPGANYEWSLQLLAKFKQMHPEIPTKSGLMVGLGETNEEIVDVMRDLRRHGVTMLTLGQYLQPSRHHLSVKRYVSPKEFEEMKNEAIAMGFTHAACGPLVRSSYHADLQAKGIEIK, via the coding sequence ATGAGTAGACCAATTCAAATGGAGCGTGGCGTTAAATATCGTGACGCTGATAAAATGGCACTGATCCCTGTCAAAACAGTTAGAACGGATCATACAGAAATTTTACCTAAACCTAAGTGGATGAAAATAAAACTTCCCGCTGATTCCAGTCGAATAAAAGAAATCAAAAACGCAATGCGTAAAAATGGCTTACATTCAGTTTGTGAAGAAGCCTCTTGTCCTAACCTGGCTGAATGCTTTAATCACGGTACTGCCACTTTTATGATTTTAGGTGCTATCTGTACTCGTCGCTGTCCATTCTGCGATGTTGCCCATGGACGACCTAATGCTCCTGATCCCAATGAACCCGAAAAATTAGCAGCAACCATTAAAGATATGGGATTAAAATACGTTGTCATTACTTCCGTTGATCGTGATGATCTGCGTGATGGCGGAGCCCAACACTTTGCTGATAGCATTACTGCTATTCGAGAGAAAAATCCAAACATCAAAATAGAAACGCTAGTGCCTGATTTTCGTGGCCGTATGGATCGCGCCTTAACAATTTTAGCCACCGCGCCACCTGATGTCTTTAATCATAACCTTGAGAATGTTCCGCGTATCTATCGCCAAGTGCGTCCTGGCGCTAATTACGAATGGTCATTACAACTACTTGCAAAATTCAAGCAAATGCATCCTGAAATACCCACAAAGTCAGGATTAATGGTTGGATTAGGTGAAACTAATGAAGAAATTGTTGATGTTATGCGTGACTTACGCCGCCACGGCGTTACCATGCTAACCTTGGGTCAATATCTGCAACCCAGCCGTCATCATCTGTCAGTAAAACGTTACGTCAGCCCGAAAGAATTTGAAGAAATGAAAAATGAGGCAATCGCAATGGGTTTCACGCATGCCGCCTGTGGCCCATTAGTTCGCTCATCTTATCATGCAGATTTACAAGCGAAAGGCATAGAAATTAAATGA
- the cspE gene encoding transcription antiterminator/RNA stability regulator CspE → MSKVKGNVKWFNEAKGFGFITPEDGSKDVFVHFTAIKSEGFKTLAEGQKVEFDITEGEKGPSAINVVAI, encoded by the coding sequence ATGTCAAAAGTTAAAGGTAACGTTAAGTGGTTCAACGAAGCTAAAGGTTTTGGTTTTATCACTCCAGAAGATGGCAGTAAAGATGTTTTCGTTCACTTCACCGCTATTAAATCCGAAGGTTTTAAGACTTTGGCCGAAGGTCAGAAAGTCGAGTTTGATATTACTGAGGGGGAGAAAGGGCCATCTGCTATCAACGTTGTCGCCATTTGA
- a CDS encoding methylated-DNA--[protein]-cysteine S-methyltransferase, which translates to MYHHYFSTPSDFPRPFIHISADNHGVTSVNFVKNIIEKEGKNAHIEQCIKELQEYFNGERNNFSVLLNPTGSYFQKRVWQQLSEIPYGQCWSYKKLAIALGSANFCRAVGMANSRNPIALIIPCHRVIGHDGKLVGYSGGLDIKSWLIGYEKNRNNRKIG; encoded by the coding sequence ATGTACCACCATTATTTTTCCACTCCCAGTGATTTTCCAAGACCTTTCATTCACATTAGCGCTGATAATCATGGAGTAACCAGTGTTAATTTTGTTAAAAATATAATTGAAAAAGAAGGTAAAAATGCGCATATCGAACAGTGTATAAAAGAATTACAGGAGTATTTTAATGGTGAAAGAAACAATTTCTCTGTACTACTAAATCCTACCGGTAGCTATTTTCAAAAAAGAGTTTGGCAGCAACTTAGTGAAATTCCATATGGCCAATGTTGGAGTTATAAGAAACTGGCAATTGCGCTAGGTTCTGCTAATTTTTGTAGAGCAGTTGGTATGGCCAATTCACGTAATCCTATTGCACTTATTATTCCGTGTCATCGCGTTATTGGTCATGATGGTAAATTGGTAGGTTACAGCGGCGGGTTAGATATCAAAAGCTGGCTTATAGGTTATGAAAAGAATAGAAATAATCGAAAAATTGGCTAA
- a CDS encoding glutaredoxin family protein codes for MIITVYSKPDCVQCNATCLALKRKNLPYDVVDLTQDHEALRFITKLGYQQVPVVIAGKQHWSGFRPDMISQLASN; via the coding sequence ATGATTATTACCGTCTACAGCAAACCAGATTGTGTACAGTGCAATGCTACTTGTCTAGCACTAAAACGTAAAAACTTACCTTATGATGTTGTGGATTTAACCCAAGATCATGAAGCACTGCGTTTTATTACCAAATTGGGCTATCAACAGGTGCCCGTGGTTATTGCAGGTAAGCAACATTGGTCAGGCTTTCGTCCAGATATGATCAGTCAATTAGCCAGTAACTAA
- the nrdI gene encoding class Ib ribonucleoside-diphosphate reductase assembly flavoprotein NrdI, whose protein sequence is MKTQSLIYYSSKSENCHRFVQRLGIPATRIPMDANEMLTNATQPYVLLLPTYGGGGTLGAVPKPVIYFLNQQQNRKFLRGVIASGNSNFGETYAIAGNIISAKCQVPLLYRFELLGTEWDLQQVRQGLQQFWQQQMQ, encoded by the coding sequence ATGAAAACACAGTCGCTTATTTACTATTCCAGCAAATCGGAAAATTGCCATCGCTTTGTGCAAAGATTGGGGATCCCGGCTACCCGCATTCCCATGGATGCAAATGAAATGCTAACAAATGCGACACAGCCTTACGTTTTACTGCTACCTACCTATGGTGGTGGTGGCACATTAGGAGCTGTGCCTAAACCTGTTATTTACTTTTTAAATCAACAACAGAATCGAAAATTTTTACGAGGCGTCATTGCTTCAGGAAATAGTAATTTTGGTGAAACTTATGCTATAGCAGGCAACATTATTTCCGCTAAATGCCAAGTACCATTGCTCTATCGTTTTGAATTACTCGGTACTGAATGGGATCTTCAACAAGTACGCCAAGGGTTACAACAATTTTGGCAACAACAAATGCAGTAA